One window from the genome of Diospyros lotus cultivar Yz01 chromosome 11, ASM1463336v1, whole genome shotgun sequence encodes:
- the LOC127813778 gene encoding WAT1-related protein At5g47470-like: protein MVGTTTTPNAAAIENITIIGGLIGLQFIYAGNSVLVGYFMLLGLNPSTIIIFCALATSLVFSPLSFYHERSLWPKKLSLKLWIQLLLISFGGVTLFQTLLLQGIKLTSPAMATAMPNLAPGLIFLIASVLGLERVDLNCMYTKIKIVGTLMCVIGAITMSIMQSRMAQRSELAAPQPVADDQSHFDTARIAGCLYLMAAVFVLSTNVVLQASALSDFPAPMSLCAITSWMGMIITALVELIQGQKFDLGPPTIARHDIVICFLLGGIVGGGCASFNAWALKKRGPVLVSMFMPIGTVISVIFSISTLGDNFGLGSLLGMLLMFMGLYFFLWAKSREDFSVSDRDALESDCCDIKKPLCS, encoded by the exons ATGGTGGGAACTACTACCACTCCCAATGCTGCAGCCAttgaaaatattacaataattggAGGCTTAATAGGCTTGCAGTTTATATATGCCGGCAACTCTGTGTTGGTGGGTTATTTCATGCTCTTGGGCCTCAATCCTTCCACTATCATCATTTTCTGTGCCCTGGCCACTTCCCTCgtcttctctcctctctcctttTACCACGAAAG GAGCCTATGGCCCAAGAAGTTGAGTCTCAAGTTATGGATACAATTGCTTTTAATATCCTTTGGAGG TGTGACGTTGTTCCAGACTTTGTTACTCCAGGGGATTAAGCTAACCTCACCGGCAATGGCTACAGCAATGCCCAATCTTGCTCCGGGACTCATCTTTCTCATTGCATCAGTTTTAGG GTTAGAGAGAGTGGATCTGAACTGCATGTACACCAAAATCAAGATTGTAGGCACATTGATGTGCGTCATTGGTGCTATTACAATGAGCATTATGCAGAGCAGGATGGCACAGCGTAGTGAATTAGCAGCACCCCAACCGGTGGCTGATGATCAGAGCCACTTCGACACAGCGAGAATCGCCGGCTGCCTTTATCTTATGGCTGCTGTCTTCGTTTTATCGACCAACGTGGTCTTGCAG GCTTCAGCATTAAGTGATTTTCCAGCACCAATGTCTCTGTGTGCAATAACATCTTGGATGGGCATGATAATTACTGCACTTGTAGAGCTGATTCAAGGTCAAAAATTTGATCTAGGACCGCCCACAATAGCCCGTCATGACATAGTTATATGTTTTCTACTG GGCGGCATTGTTGGTGGTGGCTGTGCAAGTTTCAATGCATGGGCGCTGAAGAAAAGAGGGCCTGTCCTGGTGTCCATGTTTATGCCTATCGGAACAGTCATCTCAGTCATCTTCTCTATCAGCACCTTGGGAGACAATTTCGGTCTAGGAAG TCTTCTGGGTATGCTGCTCATGTTTATGGGCCTCTACTTCTTTCTGTGGGCAAAATCAAGAGAAGATTTTTCAGTTTCAGATAGAGACGCCTTGGAAAGTGATTGCTGTGACATTAAGAAGCCCCTATGCTCATGA
- the LOC127813628 gene encoding protein NONRESPONDING TO OXYLIPINS 2, mitochondrial isoform X2 gives MASRCSRFINRSSMSSLKSAIKSTIGTASGSIDRSATPRFSLPVRSTSSPLRRFCSRSPSELGCLQSLLPLHSAVAVARMTSCLSSTSRSCRALSQELGQSVPR, from the exons ATGGCTTCGAGATGCAGCAGATTCATCAACAGATCATCAATGTCGTCTCTCAAGTCCGCCATTAAATCAACTATTGGAACGGCTTCGGGTTCCATTGACAGATCTGCGACTCCAAGGTTCTCTCTCCCCGTCAGATCCACCTCTTCACCCCTTCGACGATTCTGCTCTAG ATCTCCTTCAGAGCTTGGATGCCTGCAGTCTCTGTTACCTCTCCACAGCGCAGTTGCAGTGGCAAGGATGACCTCTTGCCTTAGCTCGACTTCGAGGAGTTGCAGAGCTCTTTCTCAGG AGCTTGGTCAATCGGTGCCAAGGTGA
- the LOC127813628 gene encoding protein NONRESPONDING TO OXYLIPINS 2, mitochondrial isoform X5, with product MASRCSRFINRSSMSSLKSAIKSTIGTASGSIDRSATPRSPSELGCLQSLLPLHSAVAVARMTSCLSSTSRSCRALSQELGQSVPR from the exons ATGGCTTCGAGATGCAGCAGATTCATCAACAGATCATCAATGTCGTCTCTCAAGTCCGCCATTAAATCAACTATTGGAACGGCTTCGGGTTCCATTGACAGATCTGCGACTCCAAG ATCTCCTTCAGAGCTTGGATGCCTGCAGTCTCTGTTACCTCTCCACAGCGCAGTTGCAGTGGCAAGGATGACCTCTTGCCTTAGCTCGACTTCGAGGAGTTGCAGAGCTCTTTCTCAGG AGCTTGGTCAATCGGTGCCAAGGTGA
- the LOC127813628 gene encoding protein NONRESPONDING TO OXYLIPINS 2, mitochondrial isoform X3, which translates to MASRCSRFINRSSMSSLKSAIKSTIGTASGSIDRSATPRFSLPVRSTSSPLRRFCSRSPSELGCLQSLLPLHSAVAVARMTSCLSSTSRSCRALSQDEIDGT; encoded by the exons ATGGCTTCGAGATGCAGCAGATTCATCAACAGATCATCAATGTCGTCTCTCAAGTCCGCCATTAAATCAACTATTGGAACGGCTTCGGGTTCCATTGACAGATCTGCGACTCCAAGGTTCTCTCTCCCCGTCAGATCCACCTCTTCACCCCTTCGACGATTCTGCTCTAG ATCTCCTTCAGAGCTTGGATGCCTGCAGTCTCTGTTACCTCTCCACAGCGCAGTTGCAGTGGCAAGGATGACCTCTTGCCTTAGCTCGACTTCGAGGAGTTGCAGAGCTCTTTCTCAGG ATGAAATTGATGGAACGTGA
- the LOC127813628 gene encoding protein NONRESPONDING TO OXYLIPINS 2, mitochondrial isoform X6, which produces MASRCSRFINRSSMSSLKSAIKSTIGTASGSIDRSATPRSPSELGCLQSLLPLHSAVAVARMTSCLSSTSRSCRALSQGT; this is translated from the exons ATGGCTTCGAGATGCAGCAGATTCATCAACAGATCATCAATGTCGTCTCTCAAGTCCGCCATTAAATCAACTATTGGAACGGCTTCGGGTTCCATTGACAGATCTGCGACTCCAAG ATCTCCTTCAGAGCTTGGATGCCTGCAGTCTCTGTTACCTCTCCACAGCGCAGTTGCAGTGGCAAGGATGACCTCTTGCCTTAGCTCGACTTCGAGGAGTTGCAGAGCTCTTTCTCAGG GCACATGA
- the LOC127813628 gene encoding protein NONRESPONDING TO OXYLIPINS 2, mitochondrial isoform X4 codes for MASRCSRFINRSSMSSLKSAIKSTIGTASGSIDRSATPRFSLPVRSTSSPLRRFCSRSPSELGCLQSLLPLHSAVAVARMTSCLSSTSRSCRALSQGT; via the exons ATGGCTTCGAGATGCAGCAGATTCATCAACAGATCATCAATGTCGTCTCTCAAGTCCGCCATTAAATCAACTATTGGAACGGCTTCGGGTTCCATTGACAGATCTGCGACTCCAAGGTTCTCTCTCCCCGTCAGATCCACCTCTTCACCCCTTCGACGATTCTGCTCTAG ATCTCCTTCAGAGCTTGGATGCCTGCAGTCTCTGTTACCTCTCCACAGCGCAGTTGCAGTGGCAAGGATGACCTCTTGCCTTAGCTCGACTTCGAGGAGTTGCAGAGCTCTTTCTCAGG GCACATGA
- the LOC127813628 gene encoding protein NONRESPONDING TO OXYLIPINS 2, mitochondrial isoform X1, which produces MASRCSRFINRSSMSSLKSAIKSTIGTASGSIDRSATPRFSLPVRSTSSPLRRFCSRSPSELGCLQSLLPLHSAVAVARMTSCLSSTSRSCRALSQGTLCCTSPGL; this is translated from the exons ATGGCTTCGAGATGCAGCAGATTCATCAACAGATCATCAATGTCGTCTCTCAAGTCCGCCATTAAATCAACTATTGGAACGGCTTCGGGTTCCATTGACAGATCTGCGACTCCAAGGTTCTCTCTCCCCGTCAGATCCACCTCTTCACCCCTTCGACGATTCTGCTCTAG ATCTCCTTCAGAGCTTGGATGCCTGCAGTCTCTGTTACCTCTCCACAGCGCAGTTGCAGTGGCAAGGATGACCTCTTGCCTTAGCTCGACTTCGAGGAGTTGCAGAGCTCTTTCTCAGGGTACTCTTTGCTGTACCTCTCCTGGCCTCTAA
- the LOC127812613 gene encoding metalloendoproteinase 4-MMP-like yields the protein MFPFFSYQGFVSSAFPFYLLFLFFFPSFPARTLTVPSTELTTVAAGNEKWRDFARFLDASRGSNVTGMAQLKKYFQRFGYLNPVPESELTDSFDDRFESAVVAYQRNLGLSVTGVLDSDTVAAIISPRCGVSDHAGAVHGTRRYAYFYGEPRWAKSPPITLTYAFSPENTIDYIPGPDMKAAFERAFARWSAVIPVNFTEAVEYWAADIKIGFYNGDHGDGEPFDGVLGILAHAFSPENGRFHLDAAETWAVDFGRQKSKAAVDLESVATHEIGHVLGLAHSAVKEAIMYPSLSPRSKKVELKLDDVEGIQALYGMNPNFKFSSLIESDRSPSWAVRLQIGCSLSLWHILALMIPFVF from the coding sequence ATGTTTCCGTTTTTCAGTTATCAAGGATTCGTCAGTTCGGCCTTCCCCTTCtatcttctcttcctcttcttctttccttcttttcccGCCAGGACTCTAACGGTCCCGTCAACAGAACTAACTACTGTCGCCGCCGGAAACGAAAAGTGGCGGGACTTCGCCAGGTTCCTGGACGCCAGCCGGGGCAGCAACGTCACCGGCATGGCCCAGCTCAAGAAGTACTTCCAGCGGTTCGGGTACCTCAACCCAGTTCCCGAGTCGGAGCTCACCGATTCGTTCGACGACCGCTTCGAGTCCGCAGTCGTCGCCTACCAGAGAAACCTCGGCCTCTCCGTCACCGGCGTGCTCGATTCGGATACCGTCGCCGCGATCATCTCCCCCCGCTGTGGGGTCAGCGACCACGCCGGAGCGGTCCACGGCACCCGCCGCTACGCCTACTTCTACGGGGAGCCGCGGTGGGCGAAGTCGCCGCCGATAACGCTGACCTACGCCTTCTCGCCGGAGAACACGATAGACTACATCCCGGGACCCGACATGAAGGCGGCGTTCGAGCGCGCCTTCGCGCGGTGGTCGGCGGTGATACCGGTGAATTTCACGGAGGCGGTGGAATACTGGGCGGCGGATATCAAAATCGGATTCTACAACGGCGACCACGGCGACGGCGAGCCCTTCGACGGGGTGCTGGGGATCCTGGCGCACGCGTTCTCCCCGGAGAACGGGAGGTTCCACCTGGACGCGGCAGAGACGTGGGCCGTGGATTTCGGGCGACAGAAGTCGAAGGCGGCCGTGGACTTGGAATCGGTGGCCACGCACGAGATCGGTCACGTGCTGGGGCTGGCCCACTCGGCGGTCAAGGAAGCGATAATGTACCCGAGCTTGAGTCCACGCAGCAAGAAGGTGGAGCTGAAGCTCGATGACGTGGAGGGGATCCAGGCCCTGTACGGGATGAACCCAAATTTCAAGTTCAGCTCTTTGATCGAGTCTGACAGGTCTCCAAGCTGGGCCGTCCGATTGCAGATCGGCTGTTCTTTGTCTTTGTGGCACATTCTAGCCCTGATGATTCCATTCGTTTTCtga